A region of Rhodospirillales bacterium DNA encodes the following proteins:
- a CDS encoding DUF3237 domain-containing protein, with protein MSQPEIRTTRLFTIRLEVGQMTDLGKTPLGHRRIANVAGGTFEGEELRGTVLPAPAGDWLLVRADGVWTLDVRLTLRTDDGALIYMAYRGMRHGPQWVLDRLAKGEKVDPSEYYFRTTPYFETSSEKYSWLNRIVSVGTGRREATGPIYDVFQVL; from the coding sequence ATGAGCCAGCCCGAGATCAGGACGACCCGCCTCTTCACGATCCGCCTCGAGGTCGGCCAGATGACCGACCTCGGCAAGACGCCGCTGGGCCACCGCCGCATCGCCAACGTCGCCGGCGGCACGTTCGAGGGCGAGGAGCTGCGCGGGACCGTCCTGCCGGCGCCGGCCGGCGACTGGCTGCTTGTACGCGCCGACGGGGTGTGGACGCTGGACGTCCGGCTGACGCTGCGGACCGACGACGGGGCGCTCATCTACATGGCCTACCGCGGCATGCGGCACGGGCCGCAATGGGTGCTCGACCGCCTCGCCAAAGGCGAGAAGGTCGATCCGTCGGAGTACTACTTCCGCACGACGCCGTATTTCGAGACGTCGTCCGAGAAGTATTCATGGCTCAACCGCATCGTGAGCGTCGGCACCGGTCGCCGCGAGGCGACGGGGCCGATCTACGACGTGTTCCAGGTGCTGTGA
- a CDS encoding cupin domain-containing protein, with amino-acid sequence MPDSYPVAPPSAPTTTPELASRYVDVPSLPWVATRFPGVEWKILFEDKERGLLTTLMRWAPGAELPLHEHVEIEQTYVLEGAFEDHEGVARAGQFVWRPRGSRHVARSPGGALMLAFFLRPNTFFDAAPPA; translated from the coding sequence ATGCCCGATTCGTACCCCGTCGCGCCCCCGTCGGCGCCGACCACCACGCCGGAACTGGCGTCGCGCTACGTCGACGTGCCGTCGCTGCCGTGGGTGGCGACCCGGTTCCCTGGCGTGGAGTGGAAGATTCTGTTCGAGGACAAGGAGCGTGGCCTGCTGACCACGCTGATGCGTTGGGCGCCGGGCGCCGAGCTGCCGCTGCACGAGCACGTCGAGATCGAGCAGACCTACGTGCTGGAGGGCGCCTTCGAGGACCACGAGGGCGTCGCGCGGGCCGGCCAGTTCGTGTGGCGGCCGCGCGGCAGCCGCCATGTCGCGCGCTCGCCGGGCGGCGCGCTGATGCTGGCGTTCTTCCTGCGGCCCAACACGTTCTTCGACGCCGCGCCGCCGGCGTGA
- a CDS encoding TAXI family TRAP transporter solute-binding subunit — protein MITRVGAAFASVAFGIFAASAATAQTLPKEMSWTGYDTGSSGFNIAVAIGQQFKQKLGVDVRLLPSGNDTGRLAPVKAGRAVISQMGVGTYFAQEGVLEFGARTWGPQPARLIMMATSCNGLGLAVARDTGVKELSDLKGKRLGVVVGSPALTQGAFGIIAFAGLTPADMKVVEFSSNNAMWKGVLNNEVDAVISSTISGQSKEADSSPRGIIWPPMPAENKEGWARVHKKAPYFVPVKATCGSGGVDKTPVVMAGYAYPIFMTYADRTDDQVYAITKAMIDTFAGYKDGAPGADGMALDKQNFTWVVPYHAGAIRAFKEKGAWNDAAQKHNDALVARQKVMIDAWKAYSAGAPADDKAFAEGWMKAARRRWARPAWT, from the coding sequence ATGATCACGCGCGTAGGGGCTGCTTTCGCCTCGGTGGCTTTTGGGATTTTCGCCGCGTCGGCGGCCACGGCCCAGACGCTCCCCAAGGAGATGTCCTGGACCGGCTACGACACGGGGTCCTCGGGCTTCAACATCGCGGTGGCGATCGGCCAGCAGTTCAAGCAGAAGCTCGGCGTCGACGTCCGGCTGCTGCCGTCGGGCAACGACACCGGCCGTCTGGCGCCGGTGAAGGCGGGCCGCGCCGTCATCTCGCAGATGGGCGTCGGCACCTATTTCGCGCAGGAGGGCGTGCTCGAATTCGGCGCCCGCACGTGGGGACCGCAGCCGGCCCGGCTGATCATGATGGCGACGTCATGCAACGGCCTCGGCCTGGCGGTCGCGCGCGACACCGGCGTCAAGGAGCTGTCGGACCTCAAGGGCAAGCGGCTCGGCGTGGTCGTCGGCTCGCCGGCGCTGACCCAGGGCGCGTTCGGCATCATCGCCTTCGCCGGCCTGACGCCGGCCGACATGAAGGTGGTCGAGTTCTCGTCCAACAACGCCATGTGGAAGGGCGTGCTGAACAACGAGGTCGACGCCGTCATCAGCTCGACCATCTCCGGACAGTCGAAGGAGGCCGATTCGTCGCCGCGCGGCATCATCTGGCCGCCGATGCCCGCCGAGAACAAGGAGGGCTGGGCCCGCGTGCACAAGAAGGCGCCGTACTTCGTGCCGGTCAAGGCGACCTGCGGCTCGGGCGGCGTCGACAAGACGCCGGTGGTCATGGCGGGCTACGCCTATCCGATCTTCATGACCTACGCCGACCGCACGGACGACCAAGTCTACGCGATCACCAAGGCGATGATCGACACGTTCGCCGGCTACAAGGACGGCGCCCCCGGCGCCGACGGCATGGCGCTCGACAAGCAGAACTTCACCTGGGTCGTGCCCTACCACGCCGGCGCCATCCGCGCCTTCAAGGAGAAGGGCGCGTGGAACGACGCGGCCCAGAAGCACAACGACGCGCTCGTCGCGCGGCAGAAGGTGATGATCGACGCGTGGAAGGCCTATTCGGCCGGCGCGCCGGCGGACGACAAGGCGTTCGCCGAGGGCTGGATGAAGGCCGCGCGGCGGCGCTGGGCAAGGCCGGCATGGACGTGA
- a CDS encoding SDR family oxidoreductase: MADRLKGKVAVVTGAAPRGEGVGNGMATAILFAREGAKVVLVNRSAERAEALAERIRKDGGAAAVFAGDMAKPDDAAAMAEFAVATYGRLDVLHNNVGIGGPGSAETVDLTVWNQVLEANLTTAMLCCKYALPRMLAGGGGSIINVSSIAGALGLMGSPGAIAYSTAKAGLHGLTMSVAADYATRNVRANGIIVGSVHTPMVAHLGAEARERRRQMVPMQVEGTAWDIAHGAVYLASDESRWVTGVMLPIDGGLVGLRQWPR; this comes from the coding sequence ATGGCCGATCGGTTGAAGGGCAAAGTCGCCGTCGTCACGGGCGCGGCGCCGCGCGGCGAGGGAGTCGGCAACGGCATGGCCACCGCCATCCTGTTCGCGCGCGAGGGCGCCAAGGTGGTGTTGGTCAACCGCAGCGCCGAGCGCGCCGAGGCGCTGGCGGAGCGGATCCGCAAGGACGGCGGCGCCGCCGCGGTGTTCGCCGGCGACATGGCGAAGCCCGACGACGCCGCGGCGATGGCGGAGTTCGCCGTCGCCACGTACGGCCGGCTCGACGTGCTGCACAACAATGTCGGCATCGGCGGCCCGGGTTCCGCCGAGACCGTCGATTTGACGGTGTGGAACCAGGTGCTCGAGGCCAATCTCACGACGGCGATGCTGTGCTGCAAGTACGCGCTGCCGCGCATGCTCGCCGGTGGTGGCGGCTCGATCATCAACGTCTCCTCGATCGCCGGCGCGCTCGGGCTGATGGGTAGTCCCGGTGCCATCGCCTACTCGACGGCGAAGGCGGGCCTGCACGGCCTGACGATGTCGGTGGCGGCCGACTACGCCACGCGCAACGTGCGCGCCAACGGCATCATCGTCGGCTCGGTGCACACGCCGATGGTCGCCCATCTCGGCGCCGAGGCGCGCGAGCGGCGCCGCCAGATGGTGCCGATGCAGGTCGAGGGCACGGCGTGGGACATCGCCCACGGCGCCGTCTACCTGGCCAGCGACGAGTCGCGCTGGGTCACGGGCGTCATGCTGCCGATCGACGGCGGGTTGGTCGGCCTGCGGCAATGGCCGCGGTGA
- a CDS encoding TRAP transporter permease, with the protein MTDAPKKVEFDDPHVHAGPAEAETTRLRRLDGPWRWALIALTGVTILLCVNQQFGLRFFVGFTPLNTEYFYLLILCMLPFTFLVFPGAADAPLDRIPWYDVALFVATGATAVYLMVHIRRAAELGWEFGGAPDAVVWAGYVMWAALLEALRRTGGWSLMLSVAPFTFYPLFAGAGWLGPLKGNQSTPAEASAYHVLSTESLLGIPIQAFADTVIGFLIFGTALMMTGAGKFFINLAFALCGTFRGGAAKVCIFASGLLGMMSGSIVSNVLTAGTMTIPVMKKTGFRASYAGAIEACASTGAVLAPPVMGATAFVMAQFMGVTYAEVALAAVIPATLYYVGLFMQVDSYAARHGLAGLKRVELPSVWQTIKEGWYYAFVIVLLIVMLLHFKRESHAPFYATALLLVLNQWAQPGAWSRANTVNCLVALAATVAIVLSGENYAKVMATPGSAGFDAWTNAILLPALGGVVLLVALNEAFGAKRWGLAKYANFLEVNGRTFVELIGILAGCGLLIGAFSMTGVVSSLANDLLALAGNSPLLLLAMCAITSLMLGLGLTTTACYIFLAILVAPALEKLGLNKMAVHMFIFYWGMLSSITPPVAIASFAAAGIAGAPAMKTGWESMWVGSIIYFIPFFFVLNPAFVLQPETAGGAVPYLEALYLTVTVAIGTLFICGGIQGYQAGIGDLRRAGGLEWPLRVLLGVGGLVLATPGGGIMPLSNTEMELLGLGILVPVLAVALFAVRRGVLPEGAHAMAGASRAALNRGN; encoded by the coding sequence ATGACCGACGCGCCGAAGAAGGTCGAGTTCGACGACCCGCATGTCCACGCCGGGCCTGCCGAGGCCGAGACGACGCGGCTGCGGCGGCTGGACGGGCCGTGGCGGTGGGCGCTGATCGCGCTGACCGGCGTCACCATCCTGTTGTGCGTCAACCAGCAGTTCGGGCTGCGTTTCTTCGTCGGCTTCACGCCGCTGAACACGGAGTACTTCTACCTCCTGATCCTGTGCATGCTGCCCTTCACGTTCCTCGTGTTCCCCGGCGCGGCGGACGCGCCGCTCGACCGCATCCCCTGGTACGACGTCGCGCTGTTCGTCGCGACGGGCGCGACGGCCGTCTACCTGATGGTCCACATCCGCCGCGCCGCCGAGCTCGGCTGGGAGTTCGGCGGCGCGCCCGACGCCGTGGTCTGGGCCGGCTACGTCATGTGGGCGGCCCTGCTCGAGGCGCTGCGCCGCACCGGTGGCTGGAGCCTGATGCTCAGCGTCGCGCCGTTCACCTTCTATCCGCTGTTCGCAGGCGCCGGCTGGCTCGGGCCGCTCAAGGGCAACCAGTCGACGCCGGCGGAGGCCAGCGCCTACCACGTGCTGTCGACCGAGAGCCTGCTCGGCATCCCGATCCAGGCCTTCGCCGACACGGTGATCGGCTTCCTGATCTTCGGCACGGCGCTGATGATGACCGGCGCCGGCAAGTTCTTCATCAACCTCGCCTTCGCGCTGTGCGGCACGTTCCGCGGCGGCGCCGCCAAGGTGTGCATCTTCGCCTCCGGCCTGCTCGGCATGATGTCGGGCAGCATCGTGTCGAACGTGCTGACCGCCGGCACGATGACCATCCCGGTGATGAAGAAGACCGGGTTCCGCGCCTCCTACGCCGGCGCCATCGAGGCCTGCGCCTCGACCGGCGCGGTGCTGGCGCCGCCGGTGATGGGCGCGACCGCGTTCGTCATGGCGCAGTTCATGGGCGTCACCTACGCCGAGGTGGCGCTCGCCGCCGTGATTCCGGCGACGCTGTACTACGTCGGCCTGTTCATGCAGGTGGATTCCTACGCCGCGCGGCACGGTCTGGCCGGCCTGAAGCGCGTCGAGCTGCCGAGCGTCTGGCAGACGATCAAGGAGGGCTGGTACTACGCCTTCGTCATCGTCCTGCTGATCGTGATGCTGCTCCACTTCAAGCGCGAGAGCCACGCGCCGTTCTACGCCACGGCGCTGCTGCTGGTGCTGAACCAGTGGGCGCAACCCGGCGCGTGGTCGCGGGCCAACACCGTCAACTGCCTCGTGGCGCTCGCCGCCACGGTGGCGATCGTGCTGTCCGGCGAGAACTACGCCAAGGTCATGGCGACGCCGGGCTCGGCCGGCTTCGACGCGTGGACCAACGCCATCCTGCTGCCCGCGCTCGGCGGCGTCGTCCTGCTGGTGGCGCTCAACGAGGCGTTCGGCGCCAAGCGCTGGGGGCTGGCGAAGTACGCCAACTTCCTCGAGGTCAACGGCCGGACCTTCGTCGAACTGATCGGCATCCTCGCCGGTTGCGGCCTGCTGATCGGCGCCTTCTCGATGACCGGCGTGGTCTCGAGCCTGGCGAACGATCTGCTGGCGCTGGCGGGCAACAGCCCGCTGCTGCTGCTGGCGATGTGCGCCATCACCAGCCTGATGCTCGGCCTGGGCCTCACCACGACCGCCTGCTACATCTTCCTCGCCATCCTGGTGGCGCCGGCGCTGGAAAAGCTCGGCCTCAACAAGATGGCGGTGCACATGTTCATCTTCTACTGGGGCATGCTGTCGTCGATCACACCACCTGTCGCCATCGCCTCGTTCGCCGCCGCCGGCATCGCCGGCGCGCCGGCGATGAAGACCGGCTGGGAGTCGATGTGGGTGGGCAGCATCATCTACTTCATCCCGTTCTTCTTCGTGCTGAATCCCGCGTTCGTCCTCCAGCCGGAGACCGCCGGTGGCGCCGTGCCCTACCTCGAGGCCCTCTACCTCACGGTGACCGTGGCGATCGGCACGCTGTTCATCTGCGGCGGCATCCAGGGCTACCAGGCGGGGATCGGCGACCTGCGGCGGGCGGGCGGCCTCGAATGGCCGCTGCGCGTCCTGCTCGGCGTCGGCGGCCTGGTGCTGGCGACGCCGGGCGGCGGCATCATGCCGCTCAGCAACACGGAGATGGAGCTGCTCGGTCTCGGGATACTCGTGCCCGTGCTCGCGGTGGCCCTGTTCGCCGTGCGGCGGGGCGTGCTACCCGAGGGCGCGCACGCGATGGCGGGCGCCAGCCGCGCGGCGCTCAACAGAGGGAACTGA
- a CDS encoding TAXI family TRAP transporter solute-binding subunit, with protein MRAWIAPGGAFALALGMAFASAAQDAKLPPSITATAYDTGSSGFNIAVAVGKALKDKHGVDLRVLPAGNDVARLAPLRGGRAQVSAMGIGVYYAQEAVYEFAVKDWGPQRLQLMLSSTDCNGAALGATKDSGVTALKDLKGKRLGWVVGSPALNLNAVAALAFGGLKVSDVKLVEFSSFGAMWKGMVNNEVDAAWASTISGQAKEVETSPRGLLWLPTPHADKEGWARMLKVGSYFAPHMATCGAAGLSKQTPIESATYPYPIFTAYASQPEDVVHGLTKAMIVHYDLYKDGAPGAAGLALSTQNLAWVLPYHAGAVRALKEAGVWKPEHDRHNQALLKRQDTLATAWEAYLKTNPPEEREAFRKGWMAARKDALSKAGLDPLFD; from the coding sequence ATGCGCGCATGGATCGCGCCGGGCGGAGCGTTCGCGCTCGCGCTCGGCATGGCGTTCGCCTCGGCGGCGCAGGACGCCAAGCTGCCGCCGTCGATCACGGCGACGGCCTACGACACCGGGTCCTCCGGCTTCAACATCGCGGTCGCCGTGGGCAAGGCGCTCAAGGACAAGCATGGCGTCGACCTGCGCGTGCTTCCCGCCGGCAACGACGTGGCGCGGCTGGCGCCGCTGCGCGGCGGGCGGGCCCAGGTCTCGGCCATGGGCATCGGGGTCTACTACGCGCAGGAGGCGGTGTACGAGTTCGCCGTCAAGGACTGGGGGCCGCAGCGCCTCCAGCTGATGTTGTCGTCGACCGACTGCAACGGCGCCGCGCTCGGCGCCACCAAGGATTCCGGCGTGACGGCGCTCAAGGACCTCAAGGGCAAACGCCTCGGCTGGGTGGTCGGCTCGCCGGCGCTCAATCTCAACGCCGTGGCGGCGCTGGCGTTCGGCGGCCTCAAGGTCTCCGACGTCAAGCTGGTCGAGTTCTCCAGCTTCGGCGCGATGTGGAAGGGCATGGTCAACAACGAGGTCGACGCCGCCTGGGCGTCGACCATCTCGGGCCAGGCGAAGGAGGTCGAGACCTCGCCGCGCGGCCTGCTGTGGCTGCCGACGCCGCACGCAGACAAGGAAGGCTGGGCCCGGATGCTCAAGGTCGGCAGCTATTTCGCGCCGCACATGGCGACCTGCGGCGCCGCCGGGCTGTCGAAGCAGACCCCGATCGAGAGCGCCACGTACCCCTATCCGATCTTCACCGCGTACGCGTCGCAGCCCGAGGACGTCGTCCACGGGCTGACCAAGGCGATGATCGTCCACTACGACCTCTACAAGGACGGCGCGCCGGGCGCCGCCGGACTCGCGCTCTCGACCCAGAACCTGGCCTGGGTGCTGCCCTACCACGCCGGCGCCGTGCGCGCGCTCAAGGAGGCCGGCGTCTGGAAGCCGGAGCACGACCGCCACAACCAGGCGCTGTTGAAGCGACAGGACACGCTGGCGACGGCGTGGGAGGCCTATCTGAAGACCAACCCGCCGGAGGAGCGCGAGGCCTTCCGCAAGGGTTGGATGGCGGCCCGCAAGGACGCTCTGTCGAAGGCCGGGCTCGACCCGCTGTTCGACTGA
- a CDS encoding TauD/TfdA family dioxygenase produces MEEPAMTFCVYPVTPEFAAEIGDLDLSKPIADDDFQRLSDLFDRYSVLVFPDQRLDQDQHLDFARRFGPLETTIGKLRKDAPIRLHEQIADVSNLSHNGGIWGETSRLRLYQLGNRLWHTDSSFKRVPARASLLYAHSIAPVGGHTEFADMRAAWDALPEEMKRRLDGRVAEHAIMYSRAKLGFSNFSKEEIENLPPVPQAMVRTHAGSKRRSLYIASHVGKVYGMPDDEATALLEELTAHATQRQFVYTHRWRVNDLVLWDNRCTMHRGTEFDDLRWKRDVRRATVSDEIPSCEREGIAVPASIAAE; encoded by the coding sequence GTGGAGGAACCCGCCATGACGTTCTGCGTCTATCCGGTCACCCCGGAGTTCGCCGCCGAGATCGGCGACCTCGACCTGTCCAAGCCGATCGCGGACGACGATTTCCAGCGGCTGAGCGACCTGTTCGACCGCTACTCCGTGCTGGTCTTCCCCGACCAGCGTCTCGACCAGGATCAGCACCTCGACTTCGCGCGCCGCTTCGGGCCGCTGGAGACGACGATCGGCAAGCTGCGCAAGGACGCGCCGATCCGCCTGCACGAGCAGATCGCCGACGTCTCCAACCTCAGCCACAACGGCGGCATCTGGGGTGAGACCAGCCGGCTGCGGCTATACCAGCTCGGCAACCGGCTGTGGCACACCGACAGCTCGTTCAAGCGCGTGCCGGCGCGCGCCTCGCTGCTCTACGCCCATTCGATCGCCCCGGTCGGCGGCCACACGGAGTTCGCCGACATGCGCGCGGCGTGGGACGCGCTGCCGGAGGAGATGAAACGCCGGCTCGACGGCCGCGTCGCCGAGCACGCCATCATGTACTCGCGCGCCAAGCTGGGGTTCTCGAATTTCAGCAAGGAGGAGATCGAGAACCTGCCGCCGGTGCCGCAGGCGATGGTGCGCACGCACGCCGGCTCGAAGCGCCGGAGCCTGTACATCGCCTCGCATGTCGGCAAGGTGTACGGCATGCCGGACGACGAGGCGACGGCGCTGCTGGAGGAGCTGACCGCGCACGCCACGCAGCGGCAATTCGTCTACACCCACCGCTGGCGGGTCAACGATCTCGTCCTCTGGGACAACCGCTGCACGATGCACCGCGGCACGGAGTTCGACGACCTGCGGTGGAAACGCGACGTGCGCCGCGCGACGGTCTCCGACGAGATCCCGAGCTGCGAGCGCGAGGGCATCGCCGTCCCGGCCTCGATCGCGGCGGAGTGA
- a CDS encoding rhodanese-like domain-containing protein translates to MPLEIKKSVKQMFDESMAEIETLSVDQARAAHGAAGVTFIDLRDPREIWRDGGVPGAINVTRGMLEFWIDPGSPYYKDFFASGNKFVFFCAGGVRSALAAKTAQDMGLTPVAHIEGGFGAWKKSGAPVETVEPKLAGGGQKKG, encoded by the coding sequence GTGCCGCTTGAGATCAAGAAGAGCGTGAAACAGATGTTCGACGAGTCGATGGCCGAGATCGAGACGCTGAGCGTCGATCAGGCGCGCGCCGCGCATGGCGCCGCCGGCGTGACCTTCATCGACCTGCGCGATCCGCGCGAGATCTGGCGCGACGGCGGCGTGCCCGGCGCCATTAACGTCACCCGCGGCATGCTCGAGTTCTGGATCGATCCCGGCAGCCCGTACTACAAGGACTTCTTCGCCTCGGGGAACAAGTTCGTCTTCTTCTGCGCCGGCGGCGTGCGTTCGGCGCTGGCGGCCAAGACGGCGCAGGACATGGGCCTGACGCCGGTGGCCCATATCGAGGGCGGCTTCGGCGCCTGGAAGAAATCCGGAGCCCCGGTCGAGACCGTGGAACCGAAGCTGGCCGGCGGCGGACAGAAGAAGGGGTAG
- a CDS encoding CoA transferase: MSGILDGVRVLDFGRYIAGPFCGAMLGDFGAEVIRLEKLDGSEDRWVSPVDAAREREGTTFLQMNRSKLGMTLNPTKPAGREIVAKLVRAADVVIANLPFETLREMGLDYDTLSAINPRIIVVTNSTFGSTGPYADRVGFDTIGQVMSGAAHLSGHGENPVRMAAPYVDFTSAILSVVGVFAALRERDRSGKGQMVETALLRSALNVSNTLLIEQAMLGLDRTRVGNRAFTAGPGDSFRCKDGWAYVMAIGQPLFVRWCKTVGREDLIADPRFKDDLARGDNGEALSAIMQEWCATRTRDEVLKACAAARVPAGPIYTPQEALDDRHVKEAGFFREIDYPGLDKPYPVLDQPVRLSRTPMEISRRPPTLGEHTDEILARLGYDEAQIAKLRADRVV, from the coding sequence ATGTCCGGTATTCTCGACGGCGTTAGGGTCCTCGACTTCGGCCGCTACATCGCGGGGCCGTTCTGCGGCGCCATGCTGGGAGATTTCGGCGCCGAGGTGATCCGTCTGGAGAAGCTCGACGGCAGCGAGGACCGCTGGGTCTCGCCGGTCGACGCCGCCCGCGAGCGCGAGGGCACGACCTTCCTCCAGATGAACCGCAGCAAGCTCGGGATGACGCTCAACCCGACCAAGCCCGCCGGCCGCGAGATCGTGGCGAAGCTGGTGCGCGCCGCCGACGTCGTGATCGCCAACCTGCCGTTCGAGACGCTCAGGGAGATGGGCCTCGACTACGACACCCTGTCGGCGATCAATCCGCGCATCATCGTGGTCACCAACTCGACCTTCGGATCGACAGGCCCCTACGCCGACCGGGTCGGCTTCGACACCATCGGCCAGGTGATGTCCGGCGCCGCCCATCTCAGCGGCCACGGCGAGAACCCGGTGCGCATGGCGGCGCCATACGTCGACTTCACGTCGGCGATCCTCAGCGTCGTGGGCGTGTTCGCGGCGTTGCGCGAGCGCGACAGGAGCGGCAAGGGCCAGATGGTCGAGACGGCGCTGCTGCGCAGCGCGCTGAACGTCTCGAACACGCTGCTGATCGAGCAGGCGATGCTCGGACTCGACCGCACGCGGGTCGGCAACCGAGCCTTCACCGCCGGACCCGGCGACTCGTTCCGCTGCAAGGACGGCTGGGCCTACGTGATGGCGATCGGCCAGCCGCTGTTCGTGCGCTGGTGCAAGACGGTGGGCCGCGAGGACCTGATCGCCGATCCACGCTTCAAGGACGACCTGGCGCGCGGCGACAACGGCGAGGCGCTCAGCGCCATCATGCAGGAATGGTGCGCCACGCGGACCCGGGACGAGGTGCTCAAAGCCTGCGCCGCCGCCCGCGTGCCGGCCGGTCCGATCTACACGCCGCAGGAGGCGCTCGACGACCGCCACGTCAAGGAGGCCGGGTTCTTCCGCGAGATCGACTATCCCGGCCTCGACAAGCCGTACCCGGTGCTCGACCAGCCGGTGCGGCTGTCGCGCACGCCGATGGAGATCAGCCGGCGTCCGCCGACGCTGGGCGAGCACACCGACGAGATCCTGGCGCGGCTGGGATACGACGAGGCGCAGATCGCGAAGCTGCGCGCCGACCGCGTGGTCTGA
- a CDS encoding tripartite tricarboxylate transporter substrate binding protein, which translates to MASKGFGRRPLVGGALGALVPGALSTGANAQAWPNKPVKVTVTFPAGGLTDTWARVYSEYASQKLGQSFIVDNKTGASGAIGAEMLAKAAPDGYNLMFTISTTMIMNKVLFKKLPYDPDKDFVPVAFFSAGHLPTIVHKDVPAKNLKEFVEFARKNKVSLGTYGAGSYSHVAVAELNKFFDLKMEAVHYRGEAPMWQDVASGAIHGGSGSYAAAAGVLQSGSGRAIAVPTSTRMKKLPDVGTFLEQGVTAKGFQVQGWIGAFYQTGTPAEIVEKLSALFVEAGNTERIQKMLDTFGIDDAARDHKYMRKMIDEEGPVWMELVRGLGITPQ; encoded by the coding sequence ATGGCTTCGAAGGGTTTCGGACGACGTCCACTGGTCGGCGGCGCGCTCGGCGCGCTGGTTCCCGGCGCCTTGTCCACGGGCGCGAACGCTCAGGCCTGGCCGAACAAGCCGGTCAAGGTGACCGTCACGTTCCCGGCCGGCGGCCTCACCGACACGTGGGCGCGGGTGTACAGCGAGTACGCGTCCCAGAAGCTGGGGCAGTCGTTCATCGTCGACAACAAGACCGGCGCCAGCGGCGCGATCGGCGCCGAGATGCTCGCGAAGGCGGCGCCCGACGGCTACAATCTGATGTTCACGATCTCGACCACGATGATCATGAACAAGGTGCTGTTCAAGAAGCTGCCGTACGATCCCGACAAGGATTTCGTGCCGGTGGCCTTCTTCAGCGCCGGCCACCTGCCGACGATCGTGCACAAGGACGTGCCGGCGAAGAACCTCAAGGAGTTCGTCGAGTTCGCGCGCAAGAACAAGGTCAGCCTGGGCACCTACGGCGCGGGTTCGTACTCGCACGTCGCGGTCGCCGAGCTCAACAAGTTCTTCGACCTGAAGATGGAGGCCGTCCACTACCGCGGCGAGGCGCCGATGTGGCAGGACGTGGCGTCCGGCGCGATCCACGGCGGCAGCGGCAGCTACGCCGCCGCCGCGGGCGTGCTGCAGTCCGGCTCCGGCCGCGCCATCGCGGTGCCGACCAGCACGCGCATGAAGAAGCTCCCCGACGTCGGCACGTTCCTCGAGCAGGGCGTCACCGCCAAGGGTTTCCAGGTGCAGGGCTGGATCGGCGCCTTCTACCAGACCGGAACGCCGGCGGAGATCGTCGAGAAGCTCTCCGCCCTCTTCGTCGAGGCCGGCAATACCGAGCGTATCCAGAAGATGCTCGACACCTTCGGCATCGACGACGCCGCGCGCGACCACAAGTACATGCGCAAGATGATCGACGAGGAAGGCCCGGTCTGGATGGAGCTCGTCCGCGGGCTGGGCATCACGCCGCAGTGA
- a CDS encoding PhzF family phenazine biosynthesis protein, which produces MRIWQVDAFALAGANGRALPFTGNPAAVVPLESWPADEVLRAIALENNLSETAFLLPRRVDGMIPIRWFTPAVEVALCGHATLASAQVVLDEIEPGGARVVFDSLSGPLPVERGGFDAGGAWAASTDGAWFQLDFPALPCAPGTADDAARLAATLGVAVLEAHVSERRWIAVLADAGAVASLRPDFAAIARLEKPALVVTARAGADAYGADFVSRHFGPNAGVAEDPATGSAHCTLAPFWAARVGRTALTGRQLSARGGELHCAVAGDRVLIAGRVAPYLRGEIVAPA; this is translated from the coding sequence CTGCGCATCTGGCAGGTCGACGCCTTCGCGCTGGCCGGCGCGAATGGACGGGCGCTGCCCTTCACGGGCAATCCGGCGGCGGTCGTGCCGCTGGAGTCGTGGCCGGCCGACGAGGTCCTGCGCGCGATCGCGCTGGAGAACAACCTGTCGGAGACCGCGTTCCTGCTGCCGCGCCGCGTCGACGGCATGATCCCGATCCGCTGGTTCACGCCCGCGGTGGAGGTCGCGCTGTGCGGCCACGCGACGCTCGCCAGCGCCCAGGTCGTGCTCGACGAGATCGAGCCCGGTGGCGCGCGGGTCGTGTTCGACAGCCTGTCGGGTCCGCTGCCGGTCGAACGCGGCGGGTTCGACGCCGGCGGCGCGTGGGCCGCCTCCACCGATGGCGCCTGGTTCCAGCTCGATTTCCCGGCGCTGCCCTGCGCGCCGGGAACGGCGGACGACGCGGCCCGGCTGGCGGCGACGCTGGGCGTCGCGGTGCTGGAGGCGCATGTCAGCGAACGACGCTGGATCGCCGTGCTGGCGGACGCCGGCGCGGTCGCGTCGCTACGGCCGGATTTCGCCGCCATCGCGCGGCTGGAGAAGCCGGCGCTTGTGGTGACGGCGCGGGCCGGCGCCGACGCCTACGGCGCCGATTTCGTGTCGCGTCATTTCGGCCCGAACGCCGGCGTGGCCGAGGACCCGGCGACCGGCTCCGCGCATTGCACGCTGGCCCCGTTCTGGGCCGCGCGGGTCGGACGGACGGCGCTCACCGGCCGCCAGCTATCGGCGCGCGGCGGCGAGCTGCACTGCGCCGTCGCCGGCGACCGCGTGCTGATCGCCGGCCGCGTGGCGCCGTATCTGCGCGGCGAGATCGTCGCGCCGGCCTGA